A section of the Lineus longissimus chromosome 1, tnLinLong1.2, whole genome shotgun sequence genome encodes:
- the LOC135490813 gene encoding uncharacterized protein LOC135490813 isoform X2, with the protein MGTNYHNEALRKQRVVDRQRESVMRMVNHDTGPESAARNELRSGKKAVEDVIRYYHNRRNPPSDPTWIQIKRDLLLDDLAMRNSNLYTGYPSTAVDMVAYERKHWKGKSKESAN; encoded by the exons ATGGGCACGAATTATCACAACGAAGCCTTGAGGAAGCAGAGGGTTGTGGACAGACAACGGGAGTCCGTCATGAGGATGGTCAATCATGATACTGGG CCAGAGAGTGCGGCAAGAAATGAGCTGAGATCTGGTAAAAAGGCTGTAGAAGATGTTAT ACGCTACTATCATAATCGGCGCAATCCTCCATCCGACCCGACCTGGATCCAGATTAAGCGTGATTTGCTACTCGATGATCTTGCAATGCGTAACAGCAATCTTTACACTGGTTACCCTTCGACGGCTGTGGACATGGTCGCTTACGAGCGCAAACATTGGAAAGGGAAATCAAAGGAGTCGGCAAATTAG
- the LOC135490813 gene encoding uncharacterized protein LOC135490813 isoform X1 — translation MGTNYHNEALRKQRVVDRQRESVMRMVNHDTGPESAARNELRSGKKAVEDVIRAPKLEKHRVHEDGFAIRYRNRQNFNPHVDKAYKCLYPAKDNSQYTADSNKNNWIANKQIESYDLMQKINGSFHVDVVLATPE, via the exons ATGGGCACGAATTATCACAACGAAGCCTTGAGGAAGCAGAGGGTTGTGGACAGACAACGGGAGTCCGTCATGAGGATGGTCAATCATGATACTGGG CCAGAGAGTGCGGCAAGAAATGAGCTGAGATCTGGTAAAAAGGCTGTAGAAGATGTTAT ACGGGCCCCAAAATTGGAGAAGCACCGAGTCCACGAAGACGGGTTTGCAATCAGATATAGAAACAGACAAAATTTCAATCCACACGTGGATAAGGCTTACAAGTGTCTGTACCCGGCCAAAGATAATAGTCAATATACAGCCGactcaaacaaaaacaattggATAGCAAACAAACAAATCGAAAGCTATGACCTAATGCAGAAAATTAATGGCAGTTTCCATGTGGATGTTGTTCTGGCAACTCCTGAGTGA
- the LOC135490813 gene encoding uncharacterized protein LOC135490813 isoform X3 — protein MGTNYHNEALRKQRVVDRQRESVMRMVNHDTGPESAARNELRSGKKAVEDVMAEADFRQATKSLSHNYHRHVDNTPVDKIYPIIQPECYPTKPLASRPMPQHRVHHHKV, from the exons ATGGGCACGAATTATCACAACGAAGCCTTGAGGAAGCAGAGGGTTGTGGACAGACAACGGGAGTCCGTCATGAGGATGGTCAATCATGATACTGGG CCAGAGAGTGCGGCAAGAAATGAGCTGAGATCTGGTAAAAAGGCTGTAGAAGATGTTAT GGCTGAGGCTGACTTCCGTCAAGCTACCAAGAGCTTGTCTCATAATTATCACCGCCACGTAGATAACACACCCGTGGATAAAATATATCCCATAATACAACCTGAATGCTATCCGACGAAACCACTCGCGTCAAGACCAATGCCACAACATCGAGTACACCATCACAAAGTATAG